A window of the Coprobacter fastidiosus genome harbors these coding sequences:
- the lptC gene encoding LPS export ABC transporter periplasmic protein LptC translates to MNTIRRTLLGFPLTGIAFAVAFILMSVFFSSCDKKVKNEVVKAFSDPHKVPSLSSFDVTTLISDSGITRYRIKAKEWLMFENAKEPYWLFPQGIYVEKFDENFHVDAFIMGDSAIFYKYKQLWELRGNVKMANLQDERFFTELLFWDQKKREIYSDSAIHIEKVDRIIEGIGFVSNEPMTQYTIRRTTGIFPMKSPAEEQRGESDSLKNVRDTNARRYAPQKKGEKS, encoded by the coding sequence ATGAATACGATTCGCAGAACTTTATTAGGATTTCCGCTTACCGGTATTGCGTTTGCAGTGGCATTTATCTTAATGTCCGTTTTTTTTAGTTCCTGTGATAAGAAAGTAAAAAATGAAGTGGTTAAAGCCTTTTCAGATCCGCATAAAGTTCCCTCGTTAAGTAGTTTCGATGTAACGACATTGATTTCGGATTCGGGAATTACTCGTTATCGTATCAAGGCTAAAGAATGGTTGATGTTTGAAAATGCGAAAGAACCGTATTGGTTATTTCCGCAAGGAATTTATGTGGAAAAATTCGATGAGAATTTTCATGTAGATGCTTTTATTATGGGAGATTCAGCTATTTTTTATAAATATAAGCAGCTTTGGGAACTCAGGGGGAATGTAAAGATGGCTAATTTGCAGGATGAAAGATTCTTTACCGAGTTACTTTTCTGGGATCAAAAAAAACGTGAGATATATTCGGATAGTGCCATTCATATTGAAAAAGTGGATCGCATAATAGAAGGGATCGGTTTTGTTTCTAATGAACCTATGACTCAGTACACGATACGTCGGACAACCGGAATTTTTCCAATGAAATCGCCTGCCGAAGAACAGCGGGGTGAATCGGACAGTTTAAAAAATGTGAGAGATACGAATGCTCGTCGTTATGCACCGCAAAAGAAAGGAGAAAAATCATGA
- a CDS encoding hemolysin family protein, translating to MTTVFMIIIPLLLSAFFSGIEIAFVSSNKVRFELDMKKKTLLGRILNLFYHHQEEFISTMLVGNNIALVVYGIGMADLLSPVFSFIWDQEIFIILGQTVVSTLIVLLTAEFLPKTIFRINPNLSLKVFAIPLYVFYLLLYPIAKFTSLLSSGILKIGGVRIDRSGDDGTMSKVDLDFFIQQSIDKSQGEAEVDTEVKIFQNALDFSNLRIRECMIPRTEIVAVDIDMSSEKDLVTLFIETGLSKILVYRDNIDNVLGYIHSSEMFKQAADWKSYIKPILLVPETMTAQKLMKNLMQQKKSIAVVVDEFGGTAGIVTLEDLVEEIFGDIEDEHDTLNYIARRTGENCYEFSGRVEIEKINELFDIGLPESDEYMTIAGYILYHYKTIPKPGETIEIENYKFEILKGNRTKIELVKMKIEN from the coding sequence ATGACTACGGTCTTTATGATAATTATTCCATTGCTGTTGTCTGCATTTTTTTCGGGCATAGAAATTGCATTTGTATCTTCAAATAAGGTCCGTTTTGAATTGGATATGAAGAAAAAGACGCTTCTTGGGCGTATTCTTAATTTATTCTATCATCATCAGGAAGAGTTCATTTCTACGATGCTTGTCGGCAATAACATCGCGTTGGTCGTTTACGGTATCGGTATGGCCGATTTGCTCTCTCCGGTATTCTCCTTTATTTGGGATCAGGAGATATTTATTATATTGGGACAAACTGTCGTATCGACATTGATCGTTCTTCTGACAGCCGAATTTCTGCCTAAAACTATTTTTCGGATTAATCCTAACTTATCATTAAAAGTTTTTGCCATACCGCTTTATGTTTTTTATCTGTTGCTATATCCGATTGCGAAATTTACATCATTGCTTTCATCCGGAATCTTAAAGATAGGAGGGGTTCGCATCGATCGGTCGGGGGATGATGGGACTATGAGTAAGGTCGATCTTGATTTTTTTATTCAACAAAGTATAGATAAGTCGCAGGGAGAAGCAGAAGTCGATACAGAAGTTAAAATTTTTCAGAATGCTTTGGACTTTTCTAATTTACGCATTCGTGAATGTATGATTCCCCGTACAGAGATTGTAGCGGTTGATATCGATATGTCATCGGAGAAGGATTTGGTTACTCTATTTATTGAAACCGGACTTTCTAAAATTTTGGTTTATAGAGATAATATTGATAATGTATTGGGTTATATACATTCTTCCGAAATGTTTAAACAAGCAGCAGATTGGAAGTCTTATATTAAGCCTATATTGTTAGTTCCGGAGACGATGACCGCTCAGAAATTAATGAAAAATTTGATGCAACAGAAAAAAAGTATCGCTGTCGTTGTGGACGAGTTTGGCGGAACTGCCGGTATTGTGACGCTTGAAGATCTGGTTGAGGAAATATTCGGAGATATTGAAGACGAGCACGATACGTTGAATTATATTGCACGGAGAACCGGAGAAAACTGTTATGAGTTCTCAGGACGTGTCGAAATAGAAAAGATTAATGAGCTTTTTGATATAGGGTTACCCGAGTCTGATGAGTATATGACAATTGCCGGATATATTCTTTATCATTATAAAACGATACCTAAGCCCGGAGAAACGATTGAAATAGAGAATTATAAATTTGAGATATTAAAAGGAAATAGAACCAAAATAGAGTTGGTGAAAATGAAAATTGAGAACTAA
- a CDS encoding peptidylprolyl isomerase: MATLQKIRGKAGLLVGVIGVALLAFIVGDLLNSGHTFFNMNRNKIAVVNGKKITPEEFQAQVQTRTEEMQNMYRRQYGMSLPEGAASRINKEVYDQMVQDILLTDATAELGLTVSKEELADLLQGDNIVPMVKQQFTDPQTGVFNKDLLLNFLQVVLNEDESNLNGEMAQQLKARREAWLNIEKTVKQQQLVGKYFTLLSKSMAPNKLDLEAAYNGAKNSVDFAYAEQSYTSIPDSTVVISESELKNLYNKQKENFKQDEKREVKFFAVDIVPSEGDYKMTEEKINNLKENFSTTDDIAGMLSFNTDVPYVDAYVAQRDMDPEMKKFAETAQINEVYGPVFEDESYKMYRLIGKSVAPDSVKVRHIMFPLQADAKVKAQMDSILTVLKNGGDFAALAKQFSVDQNSAANGGDLGWLTETSAVQFGQKFVSSVFNGGSGYFTVETPYGQHIMQVTERTASVPKAKVAQLVLKVRPSSETYSTLYNKVSSYIAENGKLESFEKNAKDKGFSLNTVELTPEDISVGMLNDGREIVKWAYKSDKGDISEIFNIENKFLVAALTNVTPAGYAPLKSLESYLKMQLLADKKADMIMKSLSEKSPKTLDAYASAMSSKIDTAKFVTFNTSVITGIGREPVLCGVAPYASVGQLQGPVKGNNGVYVLAVTKKDESSVPMNAEMEKQKYEQMMYSILSSQIMEVMKDKADIENNRVKFF, from the coding sequence ATGGCTACGTTACAAAAAATCAGAGGTAAAGCCGGCCTTCTTGTCGGAGTGATCGGGGTGGCTTTACTGGCTTTTATCGTGGGAGACCTTTTAAATTCAGGTCATACTTTCTTTAACATGAACCGCAATAAAATAGCGGTAGTTAACGGTAAAAAAATTACTCCGGAAGAATTTCAGGCACAAGTTCAGACTCGTACCGAAGAGATGCAGAATATGTATAGAAGACAATATGGCATGTCTCTTCCCGAAGGTGCAGCTTCTCGTATAAACAAGGAAGTATATGATCAGATGGTGCAGGATATTTTGTTAACGGATGCTACTGCCGAATTGGGCCTTACGGTATCTAAAGAAGAGTTGGCCGATTTGTTGCAGGGAGATAATATCGTGCCTATGGTAAAACAACAATTTACCGATCCTCAAACCGGAGTTTTTAATAAAGACTTGTTGTTGAATTTCTTGCAAGTGGTCCTTAATGAGGATGAGTCGAATCTTAATGGAGAAATGGCACAACAGCTCAAAGCTCGACGCGAGGCTTGGTTAAATATTGAAAAGACAGTGAAACAACAACAGCTGGTCGGAAAATATTTTACTTTGTTGTCAAAATCTATGGCTCCGAATAAGCTCGATTTGGAAGCTGCTTATAACGGTGCTAAAAATAGTGTAGATTTTGCGTATGCAGAACAATCTTATACTTCTATACCCGATTCTACGGTAGTTATCAGCGAATCTGAGTTGAAAAATCTATACAACAAGCAGAAAGAAAACTTTAAGCAGGATGAAAAGCGTGAAGTAAAATTCTTTGCAGTAGATATAGTTCCGAGTGAAGGTGATTATAAGATGACCGAAGAAAAGATTAATAACCTTAAAGAAAATTTTTCTACGACAGACGATATTGCCGGAATGTTGAGCTTTAATACGGATGTTCCTTATGTAGACGCATACGTTGCTCAAAGAGACATGGATCCGGAAATGAAAAAATTTGCAGAAACAGCTCAAATAAATGAAGTTTATGGTCCTGTTTTTGAAGATGAGTCTTATAAAATGTATCGTTTGATAGGTAAGAGCGTAGCTCCTGACTCAGTGAAGGTACGTCATATTATGTTCCCTCTTCAGGCAGATGCAAAAGTTAAGGCTCAGATGGACAGTATTTTGACTGTTTTGAAAAACGGCGGAGATTTTGCTGCTTTGGCAAAACAATTTTCGGTAGATCAGAATTCTGCTGCTAATGGTGGTGATCTCGGCTGGTTGACAGAAACTTCTGCTGTACAATTCGGACAGAAATTCGTTTCTTCTGTTTTTAATGGAGGATCAGGATATTTTACTGTGGAAACGCCGTATGGACAGCATATTATGCAGGTAACTGAGCGTACAGCTTCTGTTCCTAAGGCTAAAGTGGCACAATTGGTTCTAAAGGTACGTCCGAGTTCAGAGACTTATAGTACATTATATAACAAGGTAAGTTCTTATATCGCTGAAAACGGGAAATTAGAATCATTCGAGAAAAATGCAAAGGATAAAGGTTTCTCCTTGAATACGGTTGAATTGACTCCTGAAGATATTAGCGTAGGTATGTTGAACGACGGGCGTGAAATCGTGAAATGGGCTTATAAATCGGATAAAGGTGATATTTCAGAAATTTTCAATATAGAAAATAAGTTTCTGGTAGCAGCTCTTACGAATGTAACCCCTGCAGGTTATGCACCGTTAAAAAGTCTCGAGAGCTATCTTAAAATGCAGTTGTTGGCTGATAAAAAGGCAGATATGATTATGAAGTCATTGTCTGAAAAATCACCGAAGACTCTTGATGCCTATGCTTCAGCTATGAGTTCGAAGATCGATACGGCTAAGTTTGTAACTTTCAACACTTCTGTAATTACAGGTATCGGCCGTGAGCCGGTATTGTGCGGTGTAGCTCCTTATGCTTCGGTGGGGCAATTACAAGGTCCTGTCAAGGGGAATAATGGAGTGTATGTATTGGCTGTAACTAAGAAAGATGAAAGTTCTGTTCCTATGAATGCCGAAATGGAAAAACAAAAATATGAACAGATGATGTATTCGATTCTTTCCAGTCAGATTATGGAAGTTATGAAGGATAAAGCCGATATAGAAAATAACCGTGTGAAATTTTTCTAA
- the rlmN gene encoding 23S rRNA (adenine(2503)-C(2))-methyltransferase RlmN translates to MEKKYLAGKTLDELSGIVARMGMPRFTAGQIAAWLYEKRVRNIDEMTNLSKQNREHLAAEYEIGYSVPVEEMRSVDGTVKYLFKTTSGNFVESVYIPDRDRATLCVSSQVGCKMNCYFCMTGKQGFNSQLTVREIMNQIISIPESAKLTNLVFMGMGEPLDNLDEVMTALTILTAKWGFAWSPKRITVSTIGVKRNLTRFLEETDCHLAVSLHNPFPEERLSIMPVQKAYPIADIISLLRNYDFSHQRRLSFEYIMFSGFNDSLKHAEALAKLLKGLDCRINLIRFHAIPGVNLKTSVESDMVIFRDYLNRKGFTCTIRTSRGEDIFAACGMLSTAKKGEIGNKC, encoded by the coding sequence GTGGAAAAAAAATATTTGGCAGGGAAAACATTAGATGAACTTAGCGGGATCGTCGCCCGTATGGGAATGCCTCGTTTTACAGCCGGGCAGATTGCTGCATGGCTATATGAAAAACGGGTTCGGAATATAGATGAAATGACAAATTTATCTAAACAGAATCGTGAACATCTCGCAGCTGAGTATGAGATAGGCTATTCTGTGCCCGTGGAGGAAATGCGTTCGGTGGACGGTACTGTCAAATATCTTTTTAAAACGACTTCCGGAAACTTTGTCGAGTCTGTATATATTCCTGATCGGGATAGGGCGACGCTATGTGTGTCATCTCAGGTAGGATGTAAGATGAATTGTTATTTTTGTATGACCGGTAAGCAAGGGTTCAATTCCCAGCTTACAGTTCGTGAAATTATGAATCAGATTATTTCTATACCGGAAAGTGCCAAGTTGACAAATTTGGTATTTATGGGGATGGGAGAGCCCTTGGACAATTTGGATGAAGTAATGACGGCTTTAACAATTTTGACTGCAAAATGGGGATTTGCTTGGAGTCCGAAGAGAATAACAGTTTCTACGATCGGAGTAAAACGAAACTTGACCCGTTTTTTAGAAGAAACGGATTGTCATTTGGCTGTAAGTTTGCATAATCCTTTTCCGGAGGAACGCTTGTCTATTATGCCTGTACAGAAAGCATATCCTATTGCAGATATAATATCACTGCTCCGGAATTATGACTTCAGTCATCAGCGCAGGCTGTCATTCGAATATATCATGTTTAGTGGTTTTAATGATTCCCTTAAACATGCGGAGGCGCTGGCAAAATTGTTAAAAGGATTGGATTGTCGGATAAATTTGATTCGTTTTCATGCAATTCCGGGAGTAAACCTTAAAACGTCAGTTGAATCGGATATGGTTATTTTCAGGGATTATTTGAATCGCAAGGGATTTACTTGTACGATACGTACATCGCGAGGTGAAGATATATTCGCTGCGTGCGGAATGTTATCGACTGCAAAGAAAGGCGAGATCGGCAATAAATGCTGA
- the pdxA gene encoding 4-hydroxythreonine-4-phosphate dehydrogenase PdxA, with amino-acid sequence MEQDYKIKVGITQGDINGVGYEVILKTLSDPRITEMCTPVVYGSSKVAAYHRKALDLPTINFNIITNAEQISDMKLNMINCIDEEVKVELSRPTAQAGEAAYRALESATNDLENGLIDVLVTAPINKHTIQSDKFEFPGHTEYLEKKLGKGKKSLMILLNDILRVALVTGHIPLSEVPSRITKSDIVQKLRIFNHCLKQDFGIVKPRIAVLSLNPHAGEDGLLGNEEKEIIIPALKEAEEMDILCFGPYAADGFFGSGHFSKFDGVLAMYHDQGLAPFKTLAMEDGVNYTAGLPFIRTSPAHGTAYDIAGENKASEESFRHALYLALDVFACRNNYRQMKANPLRRQYFDKSGDNEVLDLNAPEKE; translated from the coding sequence ATGGAACAAGATTATAAGATCAAGGTAGGAATTACTCAAGGTGATATAAATGGAGTCGGATATGAAGTTATTTTGAAGACATTGTCAGACCCTCGTATAACAGAAATGTGTACCCCTGTGGTATATGGCTCTTCAAAAGTGGCGGCCTATCATCGTAAGGCATTGGATTTGCCGACTATTAATTTCAATATTATTACCAATGCCGAGCAGATATCGGACATGAAGTTGAATATGATCAACTGTATCGATGAAGAAGTAAAAGTCGAATTGTCAAGACCAACGGCTCAGGCAGGTGAAGCGGCTTACCGGGCTTTGGAGAGTGCTACGAATGACTTAGAAAACGGGTTAATAGATGTGTTGGTGACAGCGCCTATTAATAAACATACGATCCAGTCCGATAAATTTGAGTTTCCCGGGCATACCGAATATTTGGAGAAAAAATTAGGAAAAGGCAAAAAATCTTTAATGATATTATTGAATGATATTTTGCGTGTAGCTTTAGTGACAGGGCACATTCCTTTATCTGAAGTACCTTCTCGGATTACCAAATCGGATATTGTACAGAAATTGCGTATTTTCAATCACTGTTTAAAGCAAGACTTCGGTATTGTAAAGCCTCGTATTGCGGTTTTGTCATTGAACCCGCATGCCGGAGAAGACGGACTTCTTGGAAATGAAGAGAAAGAGATTATTATTCCTGCATTGAAAGAGGCCGAAGAAATGGATATTCTTTGTTTCGGGCCTTATGCAGCTGATGGATTCTTTGGTTCAGGTCATTTTTCTAAGTTCGATGGTGTTTTGGCTATGTACCATGACCAAGGGCTTGCTCCGTTTAAGACTTTAGCGATGGAAGATGGCGTAAATTATACTGCCGGGCTACCTTTTATACGCACTTCGCCGGCCCATGGTACAGCGTATGATATTGCCGGAGAGAATAAAGCTTCGGAAGAGTCGTTCCGGCATGCTCTTTACTTGGCATTAGATGTTTTTGCTTGTCGTAATAATTATCGTCAAATGAAAGCTAATCCTCTTCGTCGTCAATATTTTGATAAAAGTGGAGACAATGAAGTTCTTGATCTTAATGCTCCTGAGAAGGAGTGA
- a CDS encoding CDP-alcohol phosphatidyltransferase family protein gives MKQNRHQNIMFEAALKPIDTDPVDLFFFRPVGYRCALFFHKLGLLPNTITVVSILLGISSGFFLYFEDIWYNIIGILLLFCTHLLDCTDGQLARMIGRYSRLGRILDHLSGCAWSVSVYMALCLRLMNSGWDFSVFFLALITGYFHFRQASAIDYYRNFYYLFSRKELVCEFEYKTQLHLKYKRLSWKADFYRKFFLSFYLQYMVYQERFTPDMQELRRLLKKRFGNDIPDWLRIQFEEKSLPLMMYSGMLSFNIRIITLFIAVLFDALWIYFLFELTILNAILFYLIYRHEKVCRYFIEKLNRI, from the coding sequence ATGAAACAAAACAGACATCAGAACATTATGTTTGAGGCAGCATTGAAACCGATCGACACTGATCCTGTAGATTTATTTTTTTTTCGTCCTGTCGGATACCGTTGTGCTTTGTTTTTCCATAAGTTAGGCTTGTTGCCCAATACTATTACAGTTGTTTCCATATTATTGGGGATATCTTCGGGATTCTTTTTATATTTTGAGGATATATGGTATAATATAATTGGAATATTATTATTGTTTTGCACACATCTTTTGGATTGTACGGACGGACAATTAGCACGAATGATCGGACGTTATTCTCGGTTAGGACGGATTTTAGATCATTTGAGCGGGTGTGCCTGGTCTGTTTCTGTTTATATGGCGTTATGTTTACGTTTAATGAATTCAGGTTGGGATTTTTCTGTCTTTTTTTTAGCCTTGATTACCGGATATTTTCATTTTAGGCAAGCTTCTGCTATCGATTATTATCGTAATTTTTATTATCTTTTTTCACGGAAAGAATTAGTTTGTGAATTTGAATATAAGACGCAATTGCACTTGAAGTATAAACGATTGAGTTGGAAGGCTGATTTTTATAGGAAATTTTTTTTGTCTTTCTATCTTCAATATATGGTTTATCAAGAAAGATTTACTCCGGATATGCAAGAGTTGCGTCGGTTATTAAAGAAACGGTTTGGCAATGATATTCCGGATTGGTTGAGGATACAATTCGAAGAAAAAAGTCTTCCGTTGATGATGTATAGTGGTATGTTATCTTTTAATATACGTATTATTACCTTGTTTATTGCTGTTTTGTTTGATGCTCTGTGGATTTATTTTCTGTTCGAACTTACGATATTGAATGCAATATTGTTCTATCTGATATACAGACATGAAAAAGTTTGCCGTTATTTTATTGAAAAGTTGAATCGAATATAG
- a CDS encoding saccharopine dehydrogenase family protein — translation MGKVLIIGAGGVGTVVAHKVAQNPDVFTEIVLASRTKSKCDAIAKAIGSDRIITDQVDADNVNELIKLFNTHKPDIVINVALPYQDLTIMDACLACGVNYLDTANYEPLDEAKFEYKWQWAYQERFKKAGLTAILGCGFDPGVSGVYTAYAAKHYFKEMHYLDIVDCNAGDHGKAFATNFNPEINIREVTQKGKYYENGKWIYTEPHEIHKPLNYPNIGPKESYVIYHEELESLVKNYPTLKRARFWMTFGQEYLTHLRVIQNIGMARIDPIMYNGVEIVPIQFLKAVLPNPGELGENYVGETSIGCRIKGIDKEGKEMTYYVYNNCSHHAAYLETGAQGVSYTTGVPAMIGAMMFLKGLWKKPGVYNVEEFDPDPFMEQLNKQGLPWHEIFNEDLEV, via the coding sequence ATGGGAAAAGTTTTAATTATAGGAGCCGGCGGAGTAGGTACGGTAGTTGCTCATAAAGTAGCGCAAAATCCGGATGTTTTTACAGAAATAGTGTTGGCAAGCCGGACGAAATCGAAATGCGATGCTATTGCAAAGGCAATCGGTAGCGACCGGATAATCACAGATCAGGTAGATGCCGATAATGTAAACGAATTGATAAAGTTATTCAATACGCATAAGCCGGATATTGTAATTAATGTTGCACTTCCTTATCAGGATTTGACGATTATGGATGCTTGTTTAGCTTGCGGTGTAAATTATTTGGATACGGCAAATTATGAGCCGCTTGATGAAGCTAAATTTGAATATAAGTGGCAATGGGCATATCAGGAACGTTTCAAAAAGGCGGGATTGACAGCTATTCTGGGTTGCGGTTTTGATCCAGGTGTATCGGGTGTATATACGGCTTATGCCGCAAAGCATTATTTTAAAGAAATGCACTATCTGGATATTGTCGATTGCAATGCCGGAGATCATGGTAAAGCTTTTGCGACAAACTTTAATCCGGAAATTAATATTCGGGAGGTTACGCAAAAGGGAAAATATTATGAAAACGGCAAATGGATTTATACAGAGCCTCATGAAATTCATAAACCGCTGAATTACCCGAATATAGGTCCGAAAGAATCGTATGTGATTTACCATGAAGAATTGGAGTCGTTGGTGAAAAATTATCCGACATTGAAACGTGCGCGTTTCTGGATGACTTTCGGACAGGAATATCTGACTCATTTAAGAGTAATTCAAAATATAGGAATGGCGCGTATCGATCCTATTATGTATAATGGGGTGGAAATTGTTCCGATACAATTTTTGAAAGCAGTGCTTCCTAATCCTGGAGAGCTCGGTGAAAATTATGTAGGTGAAACATCTATCGGCTGTCGTATTAAGGGTATTGATAAAGAAGGTAAAGAGATGACCTATTATGTCTATAATAATTGTAGCCATCATGCTGCTTATCTCGAAACGGGAGCACAAGGAGTCAGTTACACTACCGGAGTTCCGGCTATGATAGGTGCAATGATGTTCTTAAAAGGTCTGTGGAAAAAGCCCGGAGTCTATAATGTAGAGGAATTCGATCCCGATCCGTTTATGGAACAGTTGAACAAGCAAGGATTGCCTTGGCATGAAATATTTAATGAAGACTTGGAAGTCTGA
- a CDS encoding glycerophosphodiester phosphodiesterase family protein: MKKYHLLFYLILLNLTVTANNRTEALLSILKSNKPDYIFVVAHRGDWRHAPENSIAAIKSAISIGADMVEIDIQKTKDGDFVLMHDNSIDRTTNGKGYINNYTVKELKNFKLRYNSGELSKETIPTLKKALSACKGKILVNIDKGENYLSDIEPIIKEAGMENYIILKGRGSVNDVKKKLSLYKNIIYMPIVDLDTSGAIPYIDSFLKDFQPIAMEIGFKTDDFEQLSYIDKIAESNCRIWINTLWESLCGGHDDEKAVNNPDNSWGWVLKNKATIIQTDRPQELITYLKQKGLRKIDW, translated from the coding sequence ATGAAAAAATATCACTTATTATTTTATCTTATACTCTTAAATCTTACCGTTACGGCCAATAATCGGACAGAAGCATTATTGTCTATTCTAAAAAGCAATAAACCCGATTATATTTTTGTCGTTGCTCATCGGGGTGATTGGAGACATGCCCCGGAAAACTCTATTGCAGCAATCAAAAGTGCTATATCGATAGGAGCAGATATGGTCGAGATAGATATACAAAAGACTAAAGACGGAGATTTTGTCTTAATGCACGACAATAGTATAGATCGCACGACAAACGGAAAAGGATATATAAATAACTATACGGTAAAAGAACTCAAGAACTTCAAGCTACGTTACAATAGCGGAGAGCTCTCTAAGGAAACTATCCCGACTTTAAAAAAGGCATTATCAGCCTGTAAAGGGAAAATTCTTGTCAATATTGATAAAGGTGAGAATTATTTATCAGACATTGAACCCATTATAAAAGAAGCCGGGATGGAAAACTACATCATTTTAAAAGGACGCGGTTCTGTGAATGATGTAAAAAAGAAATTGTCTCTGTACAAAAATATTATATATATGCCTATTGTCGATTTAGATACATCCGGAGCTATTCCATATATCGATTCTTTTTTAAAAGATTTTCAGCCGATAGCAATGGAAATAGGTTTTAAAACCGATGATTTCGAGCAATTATCTTATATCGATAAGATAGCCGAATCGAATTGCCGAATATGGATCAATACCTTATGGGAAAGTCTATGCGGAGGACATGATGATGAAAAAGCAGTCAATAATCCGGATAATAGTTGGGGATGGGTTCTGAAAAATAAAGCAACAATAATTCAGACTGATCGTCCTCAAGAACTAATAACTTATTTAAAACAAAAAGGGCTACGAAAAATAGATTGGTAA
- the bcp gene encoding thioredoxin-dependent thiol peroxidase: protein MALKVGDKIPEILGYDQTGKELKREDFKGKKLVLYFYPKDNTPGCTAEACSLRDAYSELQKAGYEIIGVSKDNEKSHQKFIEKQSLPFSLIADTEVRLNQEFGVWAEKKMAGRSYMGTLRTTFLIDENGIIERVIEKVNTKEHAAQILNGK, encoded by the coding sequence ATGGCATTAAAAGTTGGAGATAAAATACCTGAGATTCTGGGTTATGACCAGACGGGGAAAGAGTTGAAACGAGAAGATTTTAAAGGAAAAAAATTGGTACTTTATTTTTATCCTAAAGATAATACCCCCGGATGTACGGCGGAGGCCTGCAGTTTACGAGATGCATATTCAGAATTGCAGAAAGCGGGGTATGAAATAATAGGAGTCAGTAAAGACAATGAAAAGTCTCATCAGAAGTTTATAGAAAAACAATCGCTGCCATTTTCTTTAATAGCTGATACTGAGGTACGGTTGAATCAAGAGTTTGGTGTATGGGCAGAAAAAAAGATGGCCGGGAGATCTTATATGGGAACTTTAAGGACAACATTTTTGATTGATGAGAACGGAATCATAGAGCGTGTGATAGAAAAAGTAAATACAAAAGAGCACGCTGCTCAGATTTTGAATGGAAAATAA